AGTATTCAGAAGGAAGAAGTATCTAAAAGCAATAAGTGTGCTGGCCCCTTATCTAGCTGGTGGAAAAGTTTGGCAAGCGACTATTACTGGAACAAGACCGGGAGCAAGCGTTCTCGCAGTTTGGGCCTTGATAAGACACCTAGGGTTTGAGGGATATAAGGAGATAGTCAGAAGAGCAATGGAATTATCGAGGTGGTTTGCGGGAGAAATTAAAAAAATGCAAAATGCATGGCTTGTGAGAGAGCCTGTACTGAACATAGTGTCTTTTAAAACTAAAAACCTTTCAAGAGTTGAAAGGGCACTCAAGGCAAAAGGATGGGGGATAAGTGCTCATAGAGGATACATAAGGATAGTTTTTATGCCCCACGTGACAAAAAGCATGCTTGAAATGTTCTTAAAAGACCTGAGGGGAGTTTTATGAGAAAACTAAAAATCTACATCCCAGGTATTAAGTTTCCTTCGATATCGGTTACTGGGAATTATTGCTTTTTGAACTGTGCCCATTGTGGAAGGCACTATCTAGAAGGAATGATGAAGGTAACAAAAAGGAACATATTTGAAAAGTGCTTGGAAATGGAGAAAGAGGGGTATATAGGATGTCTTTTAAGCGGAGGAATGGACCACAGACTCAAAGTCCCCCTAGATAGGTACAAAGAGGAGATAAAAAAGATTAAGGAGAGAACAAACCTAAAGCTTAACGTTCATGTAGGATTTATTGACGAGAGTGATCTAGAGTGGCTTAAATACGTGGATGTTGTATCTCTGGATTTTGTGGGAGATGATGAGGTAATAAAGAGGGTTTATAAGATAAACAAAACAGTAAAAGACTACCTAATGATTCTTGACATTCTGACATCCAATGGTATAGCCGTTGCTCCTCATATAACGATTGGTCTAGATTTCGGTAAAATACATTGGGAGTTCAAAGCAATAGACATGCTTATAAAGTACCCAATCAAGGTTCTCGTCCTTGATGTATTAATTCCGACTCCAGGAACTGAAATGGAAAGCGTGCCTAAAGTGCCCGTAGAAAAAGCCCTTGAAGTTGTAAAATATGCAAGAGAAAAGTTCAACGGGGAGCTAAGCATAGGATGCATGAGACCATTTGGAAAGTGGAGGGAGGAATTCGATAGGGGGGCTATATTGCTAGGTGTTGACAGAATAACCAATCCCCCAAGAAAGGTCATCGAATGGGCAAAGACGATTAGAGATGTAGAGGTGTACTATGAATGTTGCGTGATGTAACTAGAGAGGAGCTCGCTGAGATAATAAAGGAGGCTGCTCTAGTCTCACTTCCTGGGTTAGTTTTTGCCATGTTCATTGATTTTTTTGCAGGGATTTTCATGGGGAAGTACTTTGAGGATTTAATGAAGTATGCCGTGTTGCTTGTAATTCTTCCAGGATTAATGGGACTGAGGGGGAATATCTTCGGGGCTTTAGCTTCAAGATTCACAACAATGCTCCACTTAGGTGAAATGGAGCCAAGTTTAAAAGATAAAAATGTCAGGAAGAATGTTATACTCTCAATAATTCTCTCGATGATTCCTTTGTTTATCCTTTGGACAATAGGAGCTCTTAAAATTCGAGATCACGCCCTTGCTTCCCTGGCTGTTGTTGTAACATCTACCTTATTCGCAACCTTAATCCTAGCATACACCACAGCAGGGGCCACGATAATTCCATTTAAAAAGGGAATAGACCCAGATGCCATAGCAGTTCCCCTCGTAACAGCAACTGCAGACCTAATCACCATCCCTCTCTTAGTCACGTTTCTTTATATCTATGAGCACGACAAGCCAATATTTTTGGTGTTATCTCTCCTGGGTATCTTCTTATCCACAGTCGTTGGTATTAATGTTAGATACAGCAGGGAAGATCTTGACCTGATAAGGGAGATCCTCGGAGTGATAGGAGCTCTGGCAATGATTTCAAGTATAACTGGTTCACTTCTCCAGACATACAGTTCGAGAATCCAAGGAACCGTATTCACAATAATGTACCCAGTAGTCCTAGCGAGTTTGGGAAATATTGGCTCTATAATTGGCTCAAAGACATCCACAAGAGTTCATCTCGGAGAGATTGAGGGATTACTTGATCTAAAGACGCTCATTGAGATTGTAGTATACTCAGGCTTGAGCCTACCTCTTGCAATGCTAATGAGCATTGTAGGAAAATATCTCTTCACATTCACAACAAAACAACCAGGAGAGATATACTTTAGATTTATACTTTCATATCCGTTGGTTGCCATGGGCGTAATGTTCCTTGCATACTTCCTAACAAGAAGCTTTGAAAAGATGGGACTTGATCCAGATAACGTAACCGTTCCCACGATAACGACACTCTCGGATATAATTTCAACTCTCTTTATTGTCGCGATAATCTAATTAGTATCCATGCCCTAGAGATAGTTGGTGTCCTAAATGAAAGTGGAGTGGTATCTTGATTTTGTTGATTTGGAGTATTCCCCAGGTAGAGACGAGCTTATAGTTGAATACTATTTTGAACCAAACGGGGTTTCACCAGAAGAGGCCGCTGGAAGAATAGCAAGTGAAAGTTCTATAGGGACATGGACAACTCTATGGAAAATGCCCGAAATGGCAAAGAGAAGTATGGCGAAGGTATTTTACTTAGAAAAGAAAGGGGATGGATATATAGCGAAAATCGCATATCCATTAACTCTTTTTGAAGAAGGAAGCTTGGTTCAGCTTTTTAGTGCCATAGCAGGCAACATATTTGGTATGAAAGCCATAAAGAACTTGAGGCTCCTAGACTTTCATCCCCCTTATGAGTACCTGAGGCACTTCAGAGGCCCGCAATATGGAGTCAATGGAATTAGAGAATTCATGGGAGTTCATGATAGGCCACTCACGGCAACCGTTCCAAAACCGAAAATGGGATGGAGTGTTGAAGAATATGCCGAAATAGCTTATGAACTCTGGAGCGGTGGAATAGACCTTCTAAAGGATGATGAAAACTTCACGAGCTTTCCATTTAATAGGTTTGAAGAGAGAGTGAGAAAGCTCTACAGAGTGAGAGATAGAGTGGAAGCTGAAACAGGAGAAACTAAGGAGTACCTAATAAACATAACAGGTCCAGTTAACGTCATGGAGAAAAGGGCAGAGATGGTGGCCAATGAGGGAGGCCAGTACGTCATGATAGACATTGTAGTGGCTGGATGGAGTGCTCTGCAATATATGAGGGAAGTTACAGAGGATCTTGGCCTAGCAATACATGCTCACAGGGCTATGCATGCTGCATTCACTAGGAATCCGAAGCATGGCATTACAATGCTTGCGTTGGCAAAAGCCGCCAGAATGATTGGAGTGGATCAGATACATACGGGAACTGCCGTAGGGAAAATGGCCGGCGATTACGAGGAAATAAAAAGGATAAACGACTTCCTCCTAAGCAGATGGGAGCATATAAGGCCCGTATTCCCCGTCGCTAGTGGAGGGCTTCATCCTGGACTGATGCCTGAATTGATAAGGCTGTTTGGAAAAGACCTCGTTATTCAGGCTGGAGGAGGAGTTATGGGACATCCGGATGGCCCTAAAGCAGGTGCTAAGGCTCTCAGAGATGCTATTGAGGCTGCAGTAGATGGAATAGACCTAGAAGAGAAAGCGAAATCTAGTCCAGAGCTGAGAAAAGCCCTGGATAAGTGGGGTTATCTTAAGCCAAAGTGAGCGAAAATTACTTTAACCACTTTCCCTCTTATTTTCCCTCATGGACAGAAAGCTCGATGACTTCTTTGAATTAGGGCCTAAGAAACGAAATAACAACAAAAGTAATAATTCAGACAGCAAGAAATCCAGAAAGAAACTGAAATCAACGAACTTAGATGAATTTTTGCCAGAGGAGCACATAAACTTTTTCAAAAATTTAAGGATTGGATCAAAGAGAATAGCAAGAAAAAAGATCGAAGAAGTGTAGAATTTACTGTCATACAAAGAATATTACAAAAGA
This is a stretch of genomic DNA from Pyrococcus sp. ST04. It encodes these proteins:
- a CDS encoding PCNA-inhibitor; the protein is MDRKLDDFFELGPKKRNNNKSNNSDSKKSRKKLKSTNLDEFLPEEHINFFKNLRIGSKRIARKKIEEV
- the rbcL gene encoding type III ribulose-bisphosphate carboxylase, which produces MKVEWYLDFVDLEYSPGRDELIVEYYFEPNGVSPEEAAGRIASESSIGTWTTLWKMPEMAKRSMAKVFYLEKKGDGYIAKIAYPLTLFEEGSLVQLFSAIAGNIFGMKAIKNLRLLDFHPPYEYLRHFRGPQYGVNGIREFMGVHDRPLTATVPKPKMGWSVEEYAEIAYELWSGGIDLLKDDENFTSFPFNRFEERVRKLYRVRDRVEAETGETKEYLINITGPVNVMEKRAEMVANEGGQYVMIDIVVAGWSALQYMREVTEDLGLAIHAHRAMHAAFTRNPKHGITMLALAKAARMIGVDQIHTGTAVGKMAGDYEEIKRINDFLLSRWEHIRPVFPVASGGLHPGLMPELIRLFGKDLVIQAGGGVMGHPDGPKAGAKALRDAIEAAVDGIDLEEKAKSSPELRKALDKWGYLKPK
- a CDS encoding magnesium transporter — translated: MLRDVTREELAEIIKEAALVSLPGLVFAMFIDFFAGIFMGKYFEDLMKYAVLLVILPGLMGLRGNIFGALASRFTTMLHLGEMEPSLKDKNVRKNVILSIILSMIPLFILWTIGALKIRDHALASLAVVVTSTLFATLILAYTTAGATIIPFKKGIDPDAIAVPLVTATADLITIPLLVTFLYIYEHDKPIFLVLSLLGIFLSTVVGINVRYSREDLDLIREILGVIGALAMISSITGSLLQTYSSRIQGTVFTIMYPVVLASLGNIGSIIGSKTSTRVHLGEIEGLLDLKTLIEIVVYSGLSLPLAMLMSIVGKYLFTFTTKQPGEIYFRFILSYPLVAMGVMFLAYFLTRSFEKMGLDPDNVTVPTITTLSDIISTLFIVAII
- a CDS encoding radical SAM protein — translated: MRKLKIYIPGIKFPSISVTGNYCFLNCAHCGRHYLEGMMKVTKRNIFEKCLEMEKEGYIGCLLSGGMDHRLKVPLDRYKEEIKKIKERTNLKLNVHVGFIDESDLEWLKYVDVVSLDFVGDDEVIKRVYKINKTVKDYLMILDILTSNGIAVAPHITIGLDFGKIHWEFKAIDMLIKYPIKVLVLDVLIPTPGTEMESVPKVPVEKALEVVKYAREKFNGELSIGCMRPFGKWREEFDRGAILLGVDRITNPPRKVIEWAKTIRDVEVYYECCVM